The Pedobacter africanus genome has a window encoding:
- a CDS encoding PorP/SprF family type IX secretion system membrane protein has translation MKVHVYFTAILTACSVLCTAQQRPQYTQYVFNNYLLNPAISGIENYADVKAGFRKQWAGIEGAPQTSFLTAHWNLGSGYLWRNALSLPDKGDDPMSRNYMQNYTSSPAHHGMGVTVVYDETGPLSRLDASLTYAYHLQLSNAFNLSVGVAAGLSRIALDANALHFEDQINERAVSGQLLSQLKPDLGFGLWLYSGRLFAGASVQQILSQKLSFTSDPNYNSGKEVPHFFVTAGYRMYIDDVISATPSIMFKEVSPSPASIDVNLKVAFKDRFWVGGSYRKDDSFSALAGVNISKLINLTYAYDFTTSGLNQVSNGSHEIVLGLQLNNVYEVFSGTRMW, from the coding sequence ATGAAAGTTCACGTTTACTTTACAGCAATATTGACGGCATGCAGTGTTTTATGCACCGCTCAGCAGCGCCCTCAGTATACCCAGTATGTGTTTAACAATTACCTGTTGAACCCGGCCATCAGTGGCATTGAAAATTATGCGGATGTAAAAGCAGGATTTCGCAAGCAGTGGGCAGGTATTGAAGGCGCGCCACAAACCTCATTTCTGACTGCGCACTGGAACCTGGGAAGCGGTTACCTGTGGCGAAATGCTTTGTCGCTGCCCGACAAAGGCGACGATCCCATGAGCCGGAACTACATGCAAAACTATACCTCATCTCCGGCTCACCATGGTATGGGCGTTACAGTGGTATACGATGAAACCGGCCCGCTGTCGCGTCTGGATGCCAGTTTAACTTATGCCTATCATCTGCAGCTCAGTAATGCCTTTAACCTTTCGGTAGGCGTGGCAGCGGGGCTGAGCCGGATTGCATTGGATGCAAATGCACTGCATTTTGAAGATCAGATCAATGAAAGGGCGGTATCCGGCCAGTTGTTAAGTCAGCTGAAACCAGACCTGGGTTTCGGGCTGTGGCTTTACAGCGGACGTCTGTTTGCGGGTGCTTCCGTTCAGCAGATATTGTCTCAAAAACTATCTTTTACAAGCGATCCCAATTACAATAGCGGCAAGGAGGTGCCACACTTTTTTGTAACTGCAGGTTACAGGATGTACATTGATGATGTGATTAGCGCTACTCCTTCAATTATGTTTAAAGAGGTTAGCCCAAGCCCTGCATCAATCGATGTAAACCTGAAAGTGGCATTTAAAGACCGGTTCTGGGTAGGAGGGAGTTACCGGAAGGATGATTCCTTTTCCGCCCTGGCCGGCGTTAACATCAGCAAACTCATTAACCTTACCTATGCCTACGATTTTACGACATCAGGATTGAACCAGGTCAGTAACGGAAGCCATGAAATTGTATTGGGCTTACAGCTAAATAACGTTTATGAGGTTTTTAGCGGCACCAGGATGTGGTAG